The following proteins come from a genomic window of Streptomyces sp. GS7:
- a CDS encoding response regulator — protein MTTAATTAIRVLIADDQMMVRQGFTVLLDAEPGIEVVGQAVDGLDAVAKVAELAPDVVLMDIRMPELGGIEATRRITAPAGATVKVLVLTTFDLDEYVYEALRAGASGFLLKDASADELAQAVRVVAAGDALLAPSITKRLIAEFSRMTGAPRAPLKDRVAGLTERETEVLSLIAQGLSNAEIAARLVVAEQTVKTHVGRILVKLGLRDRTQAAVFAYESGLVRPTGY, from the coding sequence ATGACGACCGCCGCCACCACCGCCATCCGCGTACTGATCGCGGACGACCAGATGATGGTCCGTCAGGGATTCACCGTGCTGCTCGACGCCGAACCCGGGATCGAGGTCGTCGGCCAGGCGGTGGACGGCCTCGACGCGGTCGCCAAGGTCGCCGAACTCGCCCCGGACGTGGTCCTGATGGACATCCGGATGCCCGAACTGGGCGGCATCGAGGCCACCCGCCGGATCACCGCACCGGCCGGTGCCACCGTCAAGGTCCTCGTCCTGACCACCTTCGATCTCGACGAATACGTCTACGAGGCGCTGCGCGCGGGCGCCTCCGGCTTCCTCCTCAAGGACGCCTCGGCCGATGAACTCGCCCAGGCCGTCAGGGTGGTGGCGGCTGGTGACGCCCTGCTGGCGCCGAGCATCACCAAGCGGCTGATCGCCGAGTTCTCCCGGATGACCGGCGCCCCGCGCGCCCCGCTCAAGGACCGCGTCGCCGGTCTGACGGAGCGTGAGACGGAGGTGCTGTCGCTGATCGCCCAGGGCCTGTCGAACGCCGAGATCGCGGCGCGCCTGGTGGTGGCGGAGCAGACCGTGAAGACCCATGTGGGCCGCATCCTGGTCAAGCTGGGCCTGCGGGACCGGACCCAGGCCGCGGTCTTCGCCTACGAGAGCGGACTGGTGCGGCCCACGGGGTACTGA
- a CDS encoding sensor histidine kinase, translating into MKRGNRAERLVAAVRAVPRNLREDLWTTAGDDPLASTARRPRWLDWRPAIVVPLALAAVVLLAADANRYAFLYGMGLPYGILVAALQAAAPVAALYRPVPAWWVSTGAMVLVAYHAAGHIEPFTQLPWYQTGLPLQAAVLFLAALRVRPRTAVEMLVIDVLTGLFTDAVISDRFNDARFPVAVLALSVVVGTALRGRQVARTELVAQEELTAGERARRTVLEERSRIARELHDVVAHHMSVISIQAQVAPHLADNPSDELKENLRGIRQNAVEALAELRRVLDVLRSEDALSDSARHAPQPTLDRLGELVGKVRGAGLDVSVETAGEPRPLSPGAELSAFRIVQEALSNAMRHAPGAAVRVEVGYRRHDLTLRVTNTAPDGPAPPSAGTGHGLLGMRERATMLGGELATGPTPDGGYEVTAILPARPPHPPADPAEDTP; encoded by the coding sequence GTGAAGAGGGGGAATCGGGCCGAGCGGCTCGTGGCGGCGGTGCGCGCGGTGCCGCGCAACCTGCGCGAGGACCTGTGGACGACGGCCGGCGACGATCCGCTGGCGAGCACCGCGCGGCGCCCGCGCTGGCTGGACTGGCGGCCGGCGATCGTCGTGCCGCTGGCCCTGGCCGCGGTGGTCCTGCTCGCCGCCGACGCGAACCGGTATGCCTTCCTGTACGGGATGGGCCTGCCCTACGGCATCCTCGTCGCCGCGCTCCAGGCGGCGGCGCCGGTCGCCGCGCTGTACCGACCGGTCCCGGCCTGGTGGGTGTCGACCGGCGCCATGGTCCTGGTCGCCTACCATGCGGCGGGTCACATCGAGCCGTTCACCCAACTGCCCTGGTACCAGACCGGGCTCCCGCTCCAGGCGGCCGTGCTCTTCCTGGCGGCGCTGCGGGTCCGGCCCCGGACAGCCGTCGAGATGCTGGTGATCGACGTGCTGACGGGCCTGTTCACCGATGCGGTGATCTCCGACCGGTTCAACGACGCGCGCTTCCCCGTCGCCGTCCTCGCCCTCTCCGTCGTGGTCGGCACCGCGCTGCGCGGCCGGCAGGTGGCCCGTACCGAACTCGTCGCGCAGGAAGAGCTGACCGCCGGAGAACGCGCCCGGCGCACCGTCCTGGAGGAGCGCAGCCGGATCGCGCGGGAGCTGCACGACGTGGTCGCCCACCACATGTCGGTGATCTCGATCCAGGCCCAGGTCGCCCCGCACCTGGCCGACAACCCCTCGGACGAGCTGAAGGAGAACCTCCGCGGCATCCGCCAGAACGCGGTCGAGGCGCTCGCCGAACTCCGCCGGGTGCTCGACGTGCTGCGCTCCGAGGACGCCCTCTCCGACAGCGCCCGGCACGCCCCGCAGCCCACCCTCGACCGGCTCGGCGAGCTGGTCGGCAAGGTGCGCGGCGCCGGTCTCGACGTGTCCGTCGAGACCGCCGGTGAGCCGCGCCCGCTCTCACCCGGCGCCGAACTCTCCGCGTTCCGCATCGTCCAGGAGGCGCTCAGCAACGCGATGCGGCACGCGCCGGGGGCGGCGGTACGCGTCGAGGTCGGCTACCGACGCCACGACCTGACCCTCCGCGTCACCAACACCGCGCCCGACGGCCCCGCCCCGCCCTCCGCGGGCACCGGGCACGGCCTGCTGGGCATGCGCGAGCGCGCCACGATGCTCGGCGGCGAACTGGCCACCGGCCCCACCCCCGACGGCGGTTACGAAGTGACCGCGATCCTCCCCGCCCGCCCCCCGCATCCGCCCGCCGACCCCGCCGAGGACACCCCATGA
- a CDS encoding ABC transporter substrate-binding protein: protein MRRTSSRAAAATAVLVTAALSLTGCGASGDTGGSDSASGKVEGQVTFQTWNLKAHFKKYFDGVIAEFEKKYPDAKVRWIDQPAEGYPEKLSADAAGGTLPDVVNVSPDLTYPLAKAGLALDLEKAAGKYRGEYLDAAWQSQEMPGMQGVYAFPWYLNTGPMFYNKELFRRAGLDPAKPPTTYDQLFRDAVAMAQRSGRKIAMLASTPSVEDFGRYGVRLMNAQGTAFTFNEPKGVELLQHYKELYAAGALDSQALTAQAESAGRKFEQQSVAMNPGSALDLGNFAKDAPSLYRNIGITDAVNNTGKANMYVQGLMVNARSKVTPAAVAFAHFVTDRQNQMAFARQVTVFPSTKGSLDDPYFTEEDGTDATRVRVASAKSLKTAVNYTPVLLSDQMKTVLRNAVAKAVQGKQSPKAALDGAVAECNRLLKTG, encoded by the coding sequence ATGCGTCGTACATCCAGCCGGGCAGCCGCCGCCACCGCGGTTCTGGTCACCGCGGCGCTCTCGTTGACCGGGTGCGGGGCCTCGGGGGACACCGGCGGGTCGGACAGCGCCTCGGGGAAGGTCGAGGGACAGGTCACCTTCCAGACCTGGAATCTCAAGGCGCATTTCAAGAAATATTTCGACGGGGTCATCGCGGAATTCGAGAAGAAGTATCCGGATGCCAAGGTCAGATGGATCGATCAGCCGGCCGAGGGGTATCCGGAGAAACTGAGCGCGGATGCCGCGGGCGGGACGTTACCGGATGTGGTGAATGTGTCGCCGGATCTCACGTATCCGCTGGCGAAGGCCGGGCTGGCGCTCGATCTGGAAAAGGCGGCGGGGAAGTACCGCGGCGAGTACCTGGATGCGGCATGGCAGAGCCAGGAAATGCCCGGAATGCAGGGCGTCTATGCCTTTCCCTGGTATCTGAACACCGGGCCGATGTTCTACAACAAGGAGCTGTTCCGCAGGGCCGGGCTGGATCCGGCGAAGCCGCCCACCACGTACGACCAGCTCTTCCGGGACGCGGTGGCGATGGCGCAGAGGAGCGGCCGGAAGATCGCGATGCTGGCGAGTACGCCGTCGGTCGAGGACTTCGGGCGCTACGGCGTACGGCTGATGAACGCCCAGGGCACCGCGTTCACGTTCAACGAGCCCAAGGGTGTCGAACTGCTCCAGCACTACAAGGAGTTGTACGCGGCCGGGGCGCTGGACTCGCAGGCGCTCACCGCCCAGGCGGAGTCCGCCGGGCGGAAGTTCGAGCAGCAGTCGGTGGCCATGAACCCGGGCAGCGCGCTCGATCTGGGGAACTTCGCGAAGGACGCCCCGAGCCTCTACAGGAACATCGGCATCACGGACGCGGTGAACAACACCGGTAAGGCCAACATGTACGTCCAGGGCCTGATGGTGAACGCGCGGAGCAAGGTCACACCGGCGGCCGTGGCCTTCGCGCACTTCGTGACGGACCGGCAGAACCAGATGGCGTTCGCGAGGCAGGTCACGGTCTTCCCGAGCACGAAGGGCTCGCTGGACGATCCGTACTTCACCGAGGAGGACGGGACGGATGCGACCCGGGTGCGGGTGGCGTCCGCCAAGTCCCTGAAGACCGCGGTGAATTACACGCCGGTACTGCTCAGCGACCAGATGAAGACGGTGCTGCGGAACGCCGTCGCCAAGGCCGTGCAGGGCAAGCAGTCGCCGAAGGCGGCGCTGGACGGGGCGGTGGCCGAGTGCAACCGCCTCCTCAAGACCGGCTGA
- a CDS encoding carbohydrate ABC transporter permease: MAPHTALGGRRLTGPRGFSGPRTVRPRRGSRGIRTHLPSTPWLFLAPGLLVVGGFSLYPFLSTVAHSFTDARTLTPGRFVGGANYQELIHDAMFWTGLRNSLLYVLGAVPLLVVLPLLLALLVQRHIPGIAFFRAAFYTPVVASVVVVGLIWVWLLDDRGLINALLEALGFGKVGFLDDPWLLLLSAMAVTVWKGLGYYMIIYLAALAGVPPELHEACAVDGAGPVRRFLTVTVPAVRSTMVLVAALSSVNAFKVFSEVYLMAGPTGGPGGEDTTLVMLVQQVGTGLSGRVGYASALSVVVFALALGLMLLVLRARRGEDL; the protein is encoded by the coding sequence ATGGCCCCGCACACCGCCCTCGGTGGCCGTCGCCTCACCGGTCCGCGCGGGTTCTCCGGTCCCCGAACGGTCCGGCCGCGCCGCGGATCCCGCGGCATCCGTACGCATCTGCCGTCCACGCCGTGGCTGTTCCTGGCACCCGGTCTGCTGGTCGTCGGCGGATTCAGCCTCTATCCCTTCCTCAGCACGGTGGCGCATTCCTTCACCGATGCCCGCACCCTCACCCCGGGGCGGTTCGTCGGCGGCGCCAACTACCAGGAGCTGATCCACGACGCGATGTTCTGGACGGGGCTGCGCAACAGCCTGCTCTACGTCCTGGGTGCCGTACCGCTGCTGGTGGTACTGCCGCTGCTGCTGGCCCTGCTGGTCCAGCGGCACATCCCCGGGATCGCCTTCTTCCGGGCCGCGTTCTACACCCCGGTGGTCGCCTCCGTCGTGGTGGTCGGGCTGATCTGGGTGTGGCTGCTGGACGACCGGGGGCTGATCAACGCGCTGCTGGAGGCGCTGGGTTTCGGCAAGGTCGGGTTCCTCGACGATCCCTGGCTGCTGCTGCTCAGCGCGATGGCGGTGACGGTCTGGAAGGGGCTCGGCTACTACATGATCATTTATCTGGCGGCACTGGCCGGCGTCCCCCCGGAACTGCACGAGGCGTGCGCCGTCGACGGCGCCGGGCCGGTGCGCCGCTTCCTGACCGTCACCGTGCCGGCGGTGCGCTCCACGATGGTGCTGGTGGCCGCGCTCTCCTCGGTCAACGCGTTCAAGGTGTTCTCCGAGGTCTATCTGATGGCGGGGCCGACCGGCGGTCCCGGAGGCGAGGACACCACGCTGGTCATGCTCGTCCAACAGGTGGGCACCGGGCTGAGCGGCCGGGTCGGCTACGCCTCGGCCCTGTCCGTCGTGGTCTTCGCCCTCGCCCTCGGGCTGATGCTGCTGGTACTGCGGGCCCGGCGCGGGGAGGACCTCTAA
- a CDS encoding glycoside hydrolase 5 family protein: MPVQDTDTARRLRFGVNYTPTQGWFHHWLDFDLDAVRADLDSIAGLGLDHIRVFPLWPVFQPNRTLIRPRAVDQLVRLTDAAAERGLDVGVDGLQGHLSSFDFLPAWTRTWHRRNIFTDPGVLAGQEEYLRTLAAALADRPNFLGMTLGNEINQFSDGPHPDPDRITAGQAAAWLERMLAACERGAPGRPHLHAAYDATWYRDGHPFTPAHAARLGAMTAVHSWVFNGTAQRHGPDGTATEQHAAYLIELSKAWALDPHRPVWLQEVGAPAPHIPRDHAVRFTEATVHNSLDCTGLWGITWWCSHDVSRSLADFPELEYGLGLLGNDRSAKPVGRALAALAAEWRGRGHRPPARRTALVVDAGDAETAPHRSACAPGGPVFEAWAELAAQGARPALVLAQQATDQAHLTDRGITEVCTPEEVGSVSRRGRSASDPSDAS; encoded by the coding sequence ATGCCCGTACAGGACACCGACACCGCCCGCCGTCTGCGCTTCGGCGTCAACTACACCCCCACCCAAGGGTGGTTCCACCACTGGCTGGACTTCGACCTCGACGCGGTACGCGCCGATCTCGACTCCATCGCCGGCCTGGGTCTGGACCACATCCGGGTCTTCCCGCTCTGGCCGGTGTTCCAGCCCAACCGCACCCTGATCCGGCCGCGGGCCGTCGACCAGCTGGTGCGGCTGACGGACGCGGCGGCCGAGCGCGGGCTGGACGTCGGCGTGGACGGCCTCCAGGGGCATCTGTCCAGCTTCGACTTCCTGCCCGCCTGGACGCGGACCTGGCACCGCCGCAACATCTTCACCGACCCCGGGGTGCTGGCCGGCCAGGAGGAGTATCTGCGCACGCTGGCCGCGGCGCTCGCCGACCGGCCGAACTTCCTCGGCATGACCCTGGGCAACGAGATCAACCAGTTCTCGGACGGCCCGCACCCGGATCCGGACCGCATCACGGCCGGGCAGGCGGCGGCCTGGCTGGAGCGGATGCTGGCGGCCTGCGAGCGGGGCGCGCCCGGACGGCCGCATCTGCACGCCGCGTACGACGCCACCTGGTACCGCGACGGCCACCCCTTCACACCCGCCCACGCCGCCCGGCTGGGCGCCATGACGGCGGTGCACTCCTGGGTGTTCAACGGCACCGCGCAGCGCCACGGCCCGGACGGCACCGCCACCGAGCAGCACGCCGCCTATCTCATCGAGCTGTCCAAGGCGTGGGCGCTCGATCCGCACCGCCCGGTGTGGCTCCAGGAGGTCGGCGCCCCCGCGCCCCACATCCCCCGGGACCACGCGGTGCGCTTCACCGAGGCCACCGTCCACAACTCCCTTGACTGCACCGGCCTTTGGGGCATCACCTGGTGGTGCTCGCACGATGTGTCCCGGTCGCTCGCGGACTTCCCGGAGCTGGAGTACGGACTGGGGCTGCTCGGCAACGATCGCTCGGCCAAGCCCGTGGGGCGGGCGCTGGCGGCGCTGGCCGCGGAATGGCGGGGGCGTGGGCACCGGCCGCCGGCCCGCCGCACCGCGCTGGTCGTCGACGCGGGCGACGCCGAGACCGCACCGCACCGGTCGGCGTGCGCACCCGGCGGCCCGGTCTTCGAAGCCTGGGCGGAACTCGCCGCGCAGGGCGCCCGGCCGGCCCTGGTACTCGCCCAACAGGCCACCGACCAGGCTCACTTGACGGACCGTGGGATCACCGAGGTGTGCACGCCGGAGGAGGTGGGGAGCGTCTCGCGCCGGGGGCGCTCCGCCTCCGACCCCTCGGACGCGTCCTAG
- a CDS encoding LacI family DNA-binding transcriptional regulator: protein MTSPGEAARRKPARRPTIKDIARRAGVSESAVSFALNDRPGVSEGTRARVRRVAEELGWQANSAARALSGERAGCLGLVLARPARTLGVESFFLQLVSGIQEVLSARKTALLFQVVEDLETECALYRRWWAEHRVDGVLVVDPRTQDPRPELLAALGLPAVVIGGPATPGTSAGPSAPLPPLSTVWADDAKAMARILDHLHGLGHRRIAHVAGMPGLAHTARRIRSLRAETGRLGLDERQVRSVTTDYSDAEGAEATRRILDATAPPTAIIYDNDVMAVAGASVAAGRGIRVPGELSIVAWDDSPLCRVTHPRLTALVRDTPGFGRLAATELLAVLDGGGPRTVQGELPRLEWRESSGPVPQGD from the coding sequence ATGACTTCGCCCGGTGAGGCGGCCCGCCGCAAACCTGCGCGCCGGCCGACGATCAAGGACATCGCCCGCCGGGCCGGGGTCTCCGAGAGCGCCGTCTCCTTCGCGCTGAACGATCGGCCGGGGGTCTCCGAGGGCACCCGCGCCCGGGTGCGGCGCGTCGCGGAGGAGCTGGGCTGGCAGGCCAACAGCGCCGCCCGCGCGCTCTCCGGCGAACGCGCCGGCTGCCTGGGCCTGGTGCTGGCCCGCCCCGCAAGGACGCTCGGCGTGGAGTCGTTCTTCCTCCAACTCGTCTCCGGCATCCAAGAGGTGCTCTCCGCACGGAAGACCGCGCTCCTCTTCCAGGTCGTCGAGGACCTGGAGACCGAATGCGCCCTCTACCGCCGCTGGTGGGCCGAACACCGGGTGGACGGCGTCCTCGTCGTCGACCCCCGTACCCAGGACCCCCGGCCCGAACTCCTCGCCGCACTCGGCCTCCCCGCGGTCGTCATCGGCGGCCCCGCCACCCCCGGAACGTCCGCCGGACCGTCCGCCCCGCTCCCCCCGCTCTCCACCGTCTGGGCCGACGACGCCAAGGCCATGGCCAGGATCCTCGACCACCTCCACGGCCTCGGCCACCGCCGCATCGCGCATGTCGCGGGCATGCCCGGACTCGCCCACACCGCCCGCCGGATCCGCTCACTGCGCGCCGAGACCGGCCGGCTGGGCCTCGACGAGCGGCAGGTCCGCTCGGTGACCACCGACTACTCCGACGCCGAGGGAGCCGAGGCCACCCGCCGCATCCTCGACGCCACCGCACCCCCCACCGCGATCATCTACGACAACGACGTGATGGCGGTGGCCGGCGCCTCGGTGGCGGCCGGGCGCGGCATCCGCGTGCCGGGCGAGCTGTCCATCGTCGCCTGGGACGACTCCCCGCTGTGCCGGGTCACCCACCCCCGGCTGACCGCGCTGGTCCGCGACACCCCGGGCTTCGGCCGGCTCGCCGCCACTGAACTCCTCGCGGTCCTCGACGGCGGAGGGCCCCGCACCGTACAGGGCGAACTCCCGCGCCTGGAATGGCGGGAGAGCAGCGGCCCGGTCCCGCAGGGAGACTGA
- a CDS encoding acyltransferase family protein, with protein sequence MRDSVGSAARALIRRIELATPPHRDRATDALRAFAILGVVLGHWLVTALVADSGTLHVASPLQNMPQLAPISWLFQTLAVFFMVGGQVAAPSHAAARARGTAYRHWLRARLARLFRPVAAVLAVWTVATVAMLASGVGFETVHTLVKLVLSPLWFLLVFAALTAATPLVAKLHPLWPLAVVLLVDVLRFGCGAPGWLGWLNLPAGWLVPYCLGATWSRGGLRCRAAGWALLVTGAAATAGLILFAGYPASMVGVPGAAISNLNPPTLAAATFGLAQCGAALLLRDPLNRALRRPAAWAAVAVLNLSAMTVFLWHQTSMMAVTATGLYAAGPLPGLHTAPDGPAWILARLLWLPVFAGALLVCRAAFRTYEQHRPGRRATDAPRGPHTPGAPGAPGAPLPREPRPPAPVIREGRPARPEATPRA encoded by the coding sequence ATGCGTGACTCCGTCGGATCCGCCGCGCGGGCCCTGATCCGCCGGATCGAGCTCGCCACCCCGCCCCACCGCGACCGGGCCACCGACGCGCTGCGCGCCTTCGCCATCCTCGGCGTGGTGCTCGGCCACTGGCTGGTCACCGCCCTGGTCGCGGACAGCGGCACCCTGCACGTCGCCAGCCCGCTCCAGAACATGCCCCAACTGGCCCCCATATCCTGGCTGTTCCAGACCCTGGCGGTGTTCTTCATGGTCGGCGGGCAGGTGGCCGCCCCGAGCCACGCCGCGGCCCGCGCCCGCGGCACCGCCTACCGGCACTGGCTGCGCGCCCGTCTCGCCCGGCTGTTCCGGCCGGTCGCCGCGGTCCTGGCGGTGTGGACCGTCGCCACCGTCGCGATGCTCGCCTCCGGCGTCGGCTTCGAGACCGTCCACACGCTGGTCAAACTCGTCCTGTCCCCGCTGTGGTTCCTGCTGGTCTTCGCCGCCCTGACGGCGGCGACCCCGCTCGTCGCCAAGCTGCACCCGCTGTGGCCGCTCGCCGTCGTCCTGCTCGTCGACGTCCTCCGCTTCGGCTGCGGCGCCCCGGGCTGGCTCGGCTGGCTCAACCTGCCCGCGGGCTGGCTCGTGCCGTACTGCCTGGGCGCGACCTGGTCCCGCGGCGGCCTGCGGTGCCGGGCGGCCGGCTGGGCGCTGCTGGTCACCGGGGCCGCGGCCACCGCCGGGCTGATCCTGTTCGCCGGCTACCCCGCCTCGATGGTCGGCGTCCCCGGCGCCGCGATCTCCAACCTCAACCCGCCCACCCTCGCCGCCGCCACCTTCGGCCTCGCCCAGTGCGGCGCGGCCCTGCTGCTGCGCGACCCGCTGAACCGGGCGCTGCGGCGCCCCGCCGCCTGGGCCGCCGTGGCCGTGCTGAACCTCTCCGCGATGACCGTCTTCCTGTGGCACCAGACCTCGATGATGGCGGTCACCGCCACCGGCCTGTACGCCGCCGGCCCGCTGCCCGGCCTGCACACCGCACCCGACGGCCCCGCCTGGATACTCGCCCGGCTGTTGTGGCTCCCGGTCTTCGCGGGTGCCCTGCTGGTCTGCCGGGCCGCGTTCCGCACGTACGAACAGCACCGGCCCGGCAGGCGCGCGACGGACGCTCCGCGCGGTCCGCATACCCCCGGTGCGCCCGGTGCGCCCGGTGCACCACTTCCGCGCGAACCGCGGCCGCCCGCCCCGGTGATCCGCGAAGGGCGCCCCGCCCGGCCGGAGGCGACGCCCCGTGCTTAG
- a CDS encoding alpha/beta hydrolase, giving the protein MASRPPNRRLTRTLLAVLVTASVAVPVSGAARPAAVPAPAPTAAAPLRDATPAALAERYATARHDIEAAERTATAHGDHMRAAALRAMAGRARHFLSFDGRDGGRSAEVYGDLSRARRIAVLVPGSDTGFETYGRFRAGALALQRQLGREAATPTAVVAWLGYATPATVSPEAITTGRADQAAPQLREFIGELNAARPASRVVVLCHSYGSVVCARAASALAVADIVFYGSPGTGYGSAAALRTRATVWAGRGAGDWIADVPHARLQLPFATLGFGVDPVSREFGARVFPAGRGGHSDYLKPGSVSLKNLARIVTGQATAPSGPLAARTGRAAAEKGRHA; this is encoded by the coding sequence ATGGCGTCCCGCCCGCCCAACCGCCGCCTGACCCGCACCCTGCTGGCCGTGCTGGTCACCGCCTCGGTGGCCGTACCCGTATCGGGGGCGGCCCGCCCCGCGGCCGTTCCGGCGCCCGCCCCCACGGCTGCCGCCCCGCTGCGCGACGCCACCCCCGCCGCCCTCGCCGAGCGGTACGCCACCGCCCGCCACGACATCGAGGCGGCCGAGCGGACCGCCACCGCCCACGGCGACCACATGCGGGCCGCCGCACTGCGCGCCATGGCCGGCCGCGCGCGGCACTTCCTCTCCTTCGACGGCCGCGACGGCGGTCGCAGCGCCGAGGTCTACGGCGACCTCTCCCGGGCCCGGCGGATCGCCGTGCTCGTCCCGGGCTCGGACACCGGCTTCGAGACGTACGGGCGCTTCCGCGCCGGGGCGCTCGCGCTCCAGCGGCAGCTCGGGCGGGAAGCGGCCACCCCGACCGCGGTCGTCGCCTGGCTCGGCTACGCCACGCCCGCCACGGTCAGCCCCGAGGCGATCACCACCGGCCGGGCCGACCAGGCCGCCCCACAACTTCGGGAATTCATCGGTGAGTTGAACGCCGCCCGGCCTGCCTCCCGCGTCGTCGTCCTCTGCCACTCCTACGGCTCCGTGGTCTGCGCCCGAGCCGCCTCCGCACTCGCCGTGGCGGACATCGTCTTCTACGGCAGCCCTGGCACCGGCTACGGCAGCGCGGCGGCCCTGCGCACCCGGGCCACCGTCTGGGCCGGCCGCGGCGCCGGGGACTGGATCGCCGATGTCCCGCACGCCCGGCTCCAACTGCCCTTCGCCACCCTCGGGTTCGGTGTCGATCCGGTCTCCCGGGAGTTCGGCGCCCGGGTCTTCCCGGCGGGCCGGGGCGGCCACAGCGACTACCTGAAGCCCGGCTCCGTATCCCTCAAGAACCTCGCCCGCATCGTGACCGGACAGGCCACCGCCCCCAGCGGGCCCCTCGCCGCCCGCACCGGTCGGGCCGCCGCCGAGAAGGGCCGTCATGCGTGA
- a CDS encoding carbohydrate ABC transporter permease, with the protein MGGTRRTPVRRRPARRRRLLVLRYLLLLAVLALAVGPFLWQLSTSLKGPGEDIYRYPPNLVPREVTLGNYAGVARIIPVWDFALNSLKVAAANVLANCAGAALAGYALARMRFRGRRAAVLVFIAAMLVPVESIMIAQFLTMRQLQLNNTLLGVVLPSCIGAMNVLLMRNAFAQLPYEVEEAAYVDGADAWQRFVRIALPSVRGTLAVVAIFAFMGAWDDFLWPLIVLSDQSKFTLTVGLNFLHGTFADNQRLVAAGTVIAVLPLMVMFACLQRYFFRGVGEGAVKG; encoded by the coding sequence ATGGGCGGTACGCGGCGGACACCGGTCCGACGGCGGCCGGCCCGGCGGCGACGGCTGTTGGTACTCCGCTATCTGCTGCTGCTCGCCGTTCTGGCGCTGGCAGTCGGCCCGTTCCTGTGGCAGTTGTCGACCTCCCTCAAAGGGCCCGGCGAGGACATCTACCGCTACCCCCCGAACCTGGTCCCGCGCGAGGTCACCCTCGGCAACTACGCAGGTGTCGCGAGGATCATCCCGGTCTGGGACTTCGCGCTGAACTCCCTCAAGGTCGCCGCGGCGAACGTGCTGGCCAACTGCGCGGGCGCGGCGCTGGCCGGCTATGCGCTCGCCCGGATGCGCTTCAGGGGCCGTCGGGCCGCGGTGCTGGTGTTCATCGCGGCGATGCTGGTCCCGGTCGAAAGCATCATGATCGCCCAGTTCCTGACCATGCGTCAGCTCCAGTTGAACAACACCCTGCTCGGCGTGGTGCTGCCCTCCTGCATCGGCGCGATGAACGTGCTGCTGATGCGGAACGCCTTCGCGCAGCTGCCGTACGAGGTCGAGGAGGCCGCGTACGTCGACGGCGCCGACGCCTGGCAGCGGTTCGTCCGCATCGCGCTGCCGTCGGTCAGGGGCACTCTCGCCGTCGTCGCGATCTTCGCTTTCATGGGTGCCTGGGACGACTTCCTGTGGCCGCTGATCGTGCTGAGCGACCAGTCGAAGTTCACCCTGACCGTCGGCCTGAACTTCCTGCACGGCACCTTCGCGGACAACCAGCGGCTGGTCGCGGCCGGCACGGTCATCGCCGTACTCCCGCTGATGGTGATGTTCGCCTGCCTCCAGCGTTATTTCTTCCGCGGCGTCGGCGAGGGCGCCGTCAAGGGCTGA